One Kaistella polysaccharea DNA segment encodes these proteins:
- a CDS encoding glycine C-acetyltransferase yields MISTHYLETLQNELQNIKNDGLFKTERIITSQQSAEIEANGKKLLNFCANNYLGLSNNQEVMKASQDMIESHGYGMSSVRFICGTQDIHIELEAKISKFLGMEDTILYAACFDANGGVFEPLFTDQDAIISDELNHASIIDGVRLCKAARYRYKNNNMADLEEQLIEASKKEHRFRIIVTDGVFSMDGIVADLKGLCDLADKYDCLVMVDDSHATGFIGKTGRGTHEANDVMGRVDIITSTLGKALGGALGGFTSGKKEIIDMLRQRSRPYLFSNSLAPGIVGAAIKVLDMISDDTSLRDQVMENSEYFRKEMKAKGFDIPDGEAAIVPVMLYDAPLAQKMAEKLMDEGIYVIGFFFPVVPRGKARIRVQLSAAHTREQLDKAIAAFEKVGKELEVI; encoded by the coding sequence ATGATATCTACACATTATCTCGAGACTTTACAGAATGAGTTGCAAAATATTAAAAATGACGGTTTGTTTAAAACAGAGCGCATTATTACCTCGCAGCAATCCGCGGAGATAGAAGCGAATGGAAAAAAGCTTCTCAACTTTTGTGCGAATAATTATTTAGGACTTTCAAATAATCAGGAAGTCATGAAAGCTTCTCAGGATATGATAGAAAGTCATGGTTATGGAATGTCTTCCGTACGTTTCATCTGTGGAACTCAGGATATTCATATAGAATTAGAAGCTAAAATTTCTAAATTTCTTGGCATGGAAGACACCATTTTATACGCCGCATGTTTCGATGCAAACGGTGGGGTTTTCGAGCCTTTGTTTACCGATCAGGATGCCATTATTTCCGATGAATTAAACCATGCTTCGATTATTGATGGTGTTCGTTTGTGTAAAGCAGCGAGATACCGCTACAAGAATAATAATATGGCAGATCTGGAAGAGCAATTAATTGAAGCTTCCAAAAAAGAGCATCGTTTTAGAATTATCGTAACCGACGGAGTTTTCTCAATGGATGGAATTGTAGCAGATTTAAAAGGTCTTTGCGATTTGGCAGACAAGTACGATTGTTTGGTGATGGTTGATGATTCTCACGCTACAGGATTTATCGGGAAAACTGGTCGTGGAACACACGAAGCCAATGACGTTATGGGCAGAGTAGATATTATTACTTCAACTTTAGGAAAAGCATTAGGTGGCGCGTTGGGTGGATTTACTTCTGGTAAAAAAGAAATTATTGATATGCTCAGACAACGTTCTCGCCCTTATTTATTCTCGAATTCACTGGCTCCGGGAATTGTTGGTGCAGCCATTAAAGTTTTAGATATGATTTCTGACGATACTTCGCTTAGAGATCAGGTCATGGAAAATTCTGAATATTTTAGAAAAGAAATGAAAGCCAAAGGATTTGATATTCCTGATGGAGAGGCAGCGATCGTTCCCGTAATGTTATACGACGCGCCATTAGCCCAAAAAATGGCAGAAAAATTAATGGATGAAGGAATTTATGTTATTGGATTTTTCTTCCCTGTGGTGCCAAGAGGAAAAGCGAGAATTCGAGTACAGCTTTCGGCAGCGCATACCAGAGAACAATTAGACAAGGCGATTGCTGCGTTTGAAAAAGTGGGAAAAGAACTGGAAGTTATATAA
- a CDS encoding DUF4268 domain-containing protein yields the protein MFSKQEAQQLRKDFWIAFGKSFPRKWILYDTKIKDFSFKFYADHKKAEVSLDIEMKDELFRNAYFEKMWSLEALLQERLGEVQKDEFYTLENGKVIARFWVTKENVSVFNKNTWQSIFEFFVDKMEGFEEIYYEYEDFIKDV from the coding sequence ATGTTCAGTAAGCAGGAAGCTCAACAGTTGCGCAAAGATTTCTGGATTGCTTTTGGAAAAAGTTTTCCTCGCAAATGGATTTTGTATGACACCAAGATTAAGGACTTTTCTTTTAAATTTTATGCAGATCATAAAAAAGCAGAAGTTTCTCTGGATATCGAAATGAAAGACGAACTTTTCCGAAATGCCTATTTCGAAAAAATGTGGTCGCTGGAGGCTTTACTTCAGGAAAGGTTAGGTGAAGTGCAGAAAGACGAATTTTATACGTTAGAAAATGGGAAAGTCATTGCGCGGTTTTGGGTCACCAAAGAAAATGTTTCCGTGTTCAATAAAAATACCTGGCAAAGTATATTCGAATTTTTCGTCGATAAAATGGAAGGTTTTGAAGAAATTTATTACGAATACGAAGATTTTATCAAAGATGTTTGA